From one Rosa rugosa chromosome 4, drRosRugo1.1, whole genome shotgun sequence genomic stretch:
- the LOC133744219 gene encoding uncharacterized protein LOC133744219, producing the protein MEMGFSELPIRAEREAEKEKRRKYEDHYKVLGLPSDEEGSKLIEKQITKAYHAKALVLHLDKRPKSDLQANTNFQRLKRSYEVFKNESSRIVFDKMHRDQRQKDGRHLERDPKQQKMVSDLETRERSAKFDWDAKKRETGEVGKKVNGGVGISLRLEEEKVIRVCWEKFGGEGYTAKRLRDLLSKFGGVKDLILGSVAPKRTVALTAEKSDEPDTVNNLLGVGFRTFEDDVLKKVAKAGQK; encoded by the exons ATGGAGATGGGTTTTTCGGAGCTGCCCATCAGAGCTGAGAGAGAAGcagagaaggagaaaagaagaaaat ACGAAGACCATTATAAGGTTCTTGGTTTGCCGTCGGATGAGGAAGGGTCTAAGCTCATAGAGAAACAGATTACAAAGGCTTACCACGCAAAGGCTTTGGTGTTGCACCTCGACAAGAGGCCTAAAAGTGATCTCCAAGCCAACACCAACTTCCAGAGGCTGAAAAGATCCTATGAGGTTTTCAAGAATGAAAGTTCTCGCATAGTGTTCGACAAAATGCATAGAGATCAAAGACAGAAAGATGGGCGCCATTTGGAGCGCGATCCTAAGCAACAAAAGATGGTTTCTGATCTTGAAACAAGAGAACGATCTGCGAAGTTTGATTGGGATGCTAAA aagagagagactggGGAAGTTGGAAAGAAGGTGAATGGTGGTGTTGGGATAAGCCTGAGGTTAGAAGAAGAGAAGGTGATTAGAGTGTGTTGGGAAAAGTTTGGGGGTGAAGGTTATACAGCAAAAAGGTTGAGAGACTTGTTGTCCAAGTTTGGTGGAGTTAAAGACCTCATCCTTGGTTCAG TTGCACCGAAGAGGACGGTGGCTCTTACAGCAGAGAAGTCTGATGAACCTGATACAGTTAATAATTTGCTTGGGGTTGGCTTTCGAACATTTGAAGATGATGTTTTAAAGAAGGTTGCAAAGGCTGGGCAGAAGTAA
- the LOC133746148 gene encoding heat shock cognate 70 kDa protein-like — protein sequence MSGKEMGHAIGIDLGTTYSCVAVWQHEHVEIIVNDQGNRTTPSYVAFTDTEKLIGDAAFNQIIKNPTNSVFDAKRLIGRRFSDTSVQNDMKLWPFKVIEGANDKPMIMVTHQGEEKQFSAEEISSMVLTKMREIAEKYLDSTVENAVITVPAYFNNSQREATKNAGVNAGLKVMRIINEPTAAAIAYGLEKQAGWYGKRNVMIFDLGGGTLDVSLLTIGDGVFEVKATAGDTHLGGEDIDNNMVNYCVDQFKAKHNLDVSENPKALRRLRNACEKAKRRLSFTSTIDLEVDCLDRGTDFFITITRAKFEQMNMDFFNKCMEPVNKCLRDADIEISNVHDVVLAGGSSRIPKVQELLRNVFKGKKLCQSINPDEAVAHGAAVHAAVLSGKGDGILQDFTLLDATPVSLGVAIAGNFMRIVIPRNTKVPVIKNRTFTTTCDNQVSVRCHIYEGESESTLDNNFLGEFRLRDIPPAPRGVPDFDVCFNIDANGILSVSAEDKSTGQKNGVTINSNRTTFEGIEKMS from the exons ATGTCCGGAAAAGAAATGGGTCATGCAATAGGGATTGACCTGGGGACGACTTACTCGTGCGTGGCGGTTTGGCAGCACGAACATGTAGAAATCATAGTGAACGATCAGGGAAACAGGACTACTCCATCTTATGTTGCCTTCACTGATACTGAGAAATTGATCGGCGATGCAGCGTTTAACCAGATCATCAAAAATCCCACCAATTCCGTATTTG ATGCAAAGCGCTTGATTGGTAGGAGATTCAGTGATACCTCTGTTCAAAATGATATGAAGCTCTGGCCATTCAAGGTCATTGAAGGTGCTAATGACAAGCCAATGATCATGGTTACACACCAGGGCGAAGAGAAACAATTTTCTGCTGAAGAAATCTCATCTATGGTTCTCACAAAGATGCGAGAGATAGCTGAAAAGTATCTGGACTCAACTGTGGAAAATGCAGTTATAACTGTCCCCGCTTACTTCAATAACTCACAGCGTGAGGCAACAAAAAATGCTGGAGTCAATGCAGGTTTAAAGGTGATGCGCATTATCAATGAACCGACAGCTGCGGCCATTGCTTATGGCCTTGAGAAACAGGCTGGTTGGTACGGGAAGAGAAATGTGATGATATTCGATTTGGGTGGTGGCACATTAGATGTATCACTACTTACCATAGGGGATGGTGTCTTTGAAGTGAAGGCCACTGCTGGAGACACACATCTTGGAGGTGAAGACATCGATAACAATATGGTAAACTATTGTGTTGATCAATTCAAGGCAAAGCATAATTTGGATGTCAGTGAAAATCCCAAGGCTCTTAGGAGGTTAAGAAATGCTTGTGAGAAGGCAAAAAGGAGACTTTCATTTACGTCCACGATTGACCTTGAAGTTGACTGCTTAGATCGAGGTACTGATTTCTTTATCACAATTACTCGTGCCAAATTTGAACAAATGAACATGGATTTCTTCAACAAATGTATGGAGCCGGTGAACAAGTGTTTGAGGGATGCTGATATAGAGATAAGTAATGTTCATGACGTTGTTCTTGCTGGTGGCTCTTCTAGAATTCCCAAGGTGCAGGAACTATTACGGAATGTCTTCAAGGGGAAGAAGCTGTGCCAGAGTATTAATCCGGATGAAGCCGTTGCACATGGAGCTGCTGTTCATGCTGCAGTCTTGAGTGGGAAAGGAGATGGTATACTTCAAGACTTCACTCTCTTAGATGCTACCCCTGTCTCACTAGGAGTCGCGATTGCAGGCAATTTCATGCGAATTGTGATTCCAAGAAACACCAAAGTTCCTGTAATTAAGAACCGGACTTTTACTACTACGTGTGACAACCAAGTTAGTGTCCGCTGCCACATTTATGAGGGTGAGAGTGAAAGCACCTTAGATAATAACTTTCTGGGTGAATTTCGGCTCCGCGATATTCCTCCAGCTCCTAGGGGTGTTCCTGACTTCGATGTCTGCTTCAATATCGATGCAAATGGTATCTTGAGTGTTTCCGCTGAGGACAAGTCTACTGGTCAGAAGAATGGGGTCACAATCAACAGTAACAGAACAACTTTTGAGGGAATTGAGAAGATGAGCTAA
- the LOC133743486 gene encoding annexin D5-like has translation MSSLIVPPVLTTPRDDAILLHKAFKGFGCDKAAVINILAHRDSTQRAYIKHEYRTMYSEDLNHRLSSELSGNIKKALLLWTHDPPTRDATIVREALTGPNIIDLRAATEVICSRTSTQIMQFKQVYFALFGSYLEHDIEVQASGDHKNLLLSYVATPRYEGLDFDRFMVDKDAKALYKAGERKLGTDEKKFIEIFSGRSSAHLNAVSAAYQNMYGSSLKKAVKKETSGLFEHGLVTILQCAEHPGRYFAKVLHKAMKGLGTDDSTLLRVIVSRAEIDLQYIKAEYQKKYGKSLGDAVRSETSGNYRDFLLALIGPSH, from the coding sequence ATGTCCTCTTTGATAGTTCCACCAGTCCTAACCACCCCCAGAGACGACGCCATCCTCCTCCACAAAGCCTTCAAAGGCTTCGGCTGCGACAAGGCCGCCGTCATCAACATCCTCGCCCACCGTGACTCCACCCAGCGAGCCTACATCAAACACGAGTACCGCACCATGTACTCCGAGGACCTCAACCACCGCCTCTCCTCCGAGCTCAGCGGAAATATCAAGAAAGCCCTCCTCCTCTGGACCCACGACCCTCCCACCCGCGACGCCACCATCGTCCGGGAGGCCCTCACCGGGCCCAATATCATCGATCTCAGAGCCGCTACTGAAGTCATCTGCTCTCGAACCTCCACCCAGATCATGCAGTTCAAGCAAGTCTACTTCGCGTTGTTTGGTTCTTATCTTGAGCATGACATCGAAGTTCAAGCTTCCGGGGATCACAAGAACCTGCTGCTAAGTTACGTGGCCACGCCTAGATATGAAGGTCTTGACTTTGACAGGTTCATGGTGGACAAAGATGCGAAGGCTTTGTACAAAGCAGGGGAGAGGAAATTGGGGACGGATGAGAAGAAGTTCATTGAGATTTTCAGTGGGAGGAGCAGTGCGCATTTGAATGCTGTGAGTGCTGCTTATCAGAACATGTATGGGAGTTCTTTAAAGAAGGCGGTGAAGAAGGAGACGTCGGGGCTTTTCGAGCATGGACTGGTGACGATTCTGCAGTGTGCTGAGCATCCTGGGAGGTATTTCGCTAAGGTTTTGCATAAGGCGATGAAGGGTTTAGGGACAGATGATAGTACACTTCTGAGGGTGATTGTTTCGAGGGCGGAGATTGATTTGCAGTATATAAAGGCCGAGTACCAAAAGAAGTATGGCAAGAGTTTGGGTGATGCTGTTCGTTCTGAGACTTCTGGGAATTACAGGGATTTTCTTCTGGCTCTTATAGGTCCAAGTCATTAG